GGAGGCTTTGTCTACTCGATCCTGTCGCTGCTGTTCATGAGCGAAACGTGGTATGAGAGCGAGGTCATTTCGGCTACGGTTGGAGTTGTCATTGCGTTCATCTGTCTCGCCTTCTTCGCCTATTTTATCCATAATGTCGCCACCTCCGTCCAGGTCAGCACATTGATTAGGGAGATCACGGAAGGTGCTCTGAAGGTGATTAAAAGTCAGGAGGATACATTGGAAAGTGAATACACGAATGTGATTGATGACAGGAAGGATGCTGGTTTCACCTATGAATTTGTGCGGGATGTAAAATGCAGGGGGTTCGGTTATGTCCAGCTGACTGATTATCAGGGACTATTGGAATATGCATCTGAAAACGAAATTGGGGTTGAAGCCAACTTCCTGAATGGTGATTTCATGACAGAAAACAGCATTGCTTTCAGGGTCCATCATAGTGGCGAATTTGATAAGGATATTGATGCTGCCTTGAATCATTTCTTAAGACTCGGAAAAGAACGGTCATCAATCCAGGATCCTGAATTTGCACTCCAGAAGATTGTGGAAGTTGCCTTGAGGGCCATCTCTCCGGGAATTAATGATCCGAATACGGCTAGGGTCTGTATCTCCTATTTAGGCATGGCTCTGTCCCACTTATGCCGAGTCCGTTCAAACGGACGGTATATAGCTTATTATGATGAAGATATGCAGCCAAGGATTATCGGGAAGCAAAAACGCACGATGGATATCCTATATTTATCTTTTTATCAGATTGTTCATTATGGAAGCCAGGACTTTTCCATTCTGACTGCTTTGATCGACGCGTACCTGCTGATCGGAAAAACGGAGGATGAATCCTTGAAGAAGAGCGTATGGGAGCTGTATATATACAGCATGGAAAAATTCGATTCTAACGAATTGGAGGAGTTAGACCAAATCTATTTGAATGAAAAAAAGAGAGAAC
This portion of the Mesobacillus sp. S13 genome encodes:
- a CDS encoding DUF2254 domain-containing protein, with translation MLKKIALRIRQSMWLKPVIYSVLAFLLALAVIYIDHNELAQGIVPSFLLTNVDLAQTILGSISGALLTMTTITFSTIMVVLTTYSSQFSPRTLSNFVEDPVTLRVLGIFMGGFVYSILSLLFMSETWYESEVISATVGVVIAFICLAFFAYFIHNVATSVQVSTLIREITEGALKVIKSQEDTLESEYTNVIDDRKDAGFTYEFVRDVKCRGFGYVQLTDYQGLLEYASENEIGVEANFLNGDFMTENSIAFRVHHSGEFDKDIDAALNHFLRLGKERSSIQDPEFALQKIVEVALRAISPGINDPNTARVCISYLGMALSHLCRVRSNGRYIAYYDEDMQPRIIGKQKRTMDILYLSFYQIVHYGSQDFSILTALIDAYLLIGKTEDESLKKSVWELYIYSMEKFDSNELEELDQIYLNEKKRELSTVLGIAL